The window CCAAAGTGAGTGAAACGAACTACTAGAGTCTCTCTTTCAACTAACGGAAAGCGAAATACACATGTAGTTGCAGGGACACGcaacaaaaaaaactccaaCGCAATTACTGCTTCGTACTTTTCAGCACAGTCGGTCTTGTCACAAGGTAAAAAAGGAATGCCGATGAAAAAGTGGATGGAAGAGCTATTATGAAAGCTTGTGATATGCCTTTATGATTCCCATCATTTCACTACCAGTAAATCGTCCGAGAATTCCTCTGGCTGCTGCTATCTCATTGAACTCGAAAACTCTGTCACCTTTAAAAGCCCGGCCCTGTTTCTCTTCTTGACTTCTGTCAGCATGTGCTAAATCCTCACCGGGTTCAACGGTTGGAAGAGGAAAAGGATCGAGAGGGATATTAGAAAGATTTGAATGTCCACCCACAGCACCAATGAAGTCTTTCAAACGACACAGTGTAAATGGGACTGGTTCGAAGCTGTGATCACCATATTCAACTGGAGTAGAATGGTCCCCAGTGACACAAATGTAATATTGGAACTCCCCTGCTGACTCTGCTTGCCATAGGAGCTTAGTTAGTTGCCCTATAGCTCTATCAACAGCTTCTAAGCCTTTGGCTTTGAATACACTTGCTTTATCATGACCAGCATCATCTATTGCCTGcaattttgacatgtttgGAAATACTCAGAACACAACAGAACCAAACAATTCAGATATTTATATCCAAATTGAACAGAGCCGAGTAGGCAGAACTGAATCAGATAAATAAAGATTGAGATCCAACTTTCTAGCAGGAGCTCAAAGCAGCTGCCAAAGTAACATATTTCCGCACACAAATACTGAATCTGCATAATGACATGTTTTCTTGTACGACATATGCaagaaaaagtagtactactagcATAGTATCCCACTCCAGAAAATATGTATGCTAAGAACATTTATATCAGTGACAAACTGAATGGacataaattagtaaaagGTGACCTTAATGTGAAGGAAACCGAAGTCATAGCCACCAGGTCTGCCGGGTTTATGTTCATCTTCCCCAGGCACAAAGACATTGGGGCATGATTTAGAAGGAGCTGAGAGTGCTCTGGCTATTGCATCTGCTTTTGAGGTTAGCAGGGTTCTGTAGTCTCCTGTTGCTCCTGGAGCttctaaaatatcaataccgagGGATAAACCCAAACCAGCAATAATCTTGGTAGGAGCAACCATACAAGGCTGCAAACCATGTATTTTTTCAAAAGGAGGGACCTggatttgtcattttttgttCAGAAGCATTAATCAAAAAATGGAATTTCCAATCAAACAAACAGGCAGCAGCCcatacttttttaatttattacatgaGAGAGGTAGAAGCATATACCCAATTTATCAAAGATTACCTCGATTCGAATCCCACAACCTCGTAAAAGGACAACATTAGCTATATTCTTTCCTTCGGCAACTCTTCTAGCATTCACAGGATGCCCAACCAAGATGCGGGATATTTCTTTCGATAAATCGTTAATAACTGCAGCCGTGTTCTTTGCTTCATCAGAATCATCAAGAGGTTGAGCTTGTAAAAGTAGGCGATTATCCTTCAATGGATCAGTTCCTGATATGTTTCCACTTAATTTTGGGCCTTTAACAACACCTATGCTCTGTGGCATACCTATAAAGATGATAATGCACATGAGGTATACTCAATGAACAGTGGCATTAGCATATCATAGAAAAAGCCTAACTGGTTAGAATTCACAGCTCCACTTGGAGTACTATTCAACCAAGGGTGTTTTCTAAACATGTAAAATCTAGAATGACATGCACCTGACTCTAACTTCATATTGAGGAAAAGAAGGCAGCTTGAGTCCATCCATTGCTGCACAAAGAACAGgtccttcttcttcaaaatgCCTGTCTGCCCTCCTGCTGGTAACTACTCCAGTACTTTCATCAAGAGTTGCAAAGTTGGACTGAGAGAAAAAGATGAAGGGTGAAATGAGAATCAGCCATattgttttcaattattaattcaGAATAGTTAAGATTGTATCCAGTTGGTATAAGACAAACTATTGTGGAGATCAATAAGAAGCAGCTATAAATGCTGCTCATTATGAGATTGTGCATTCCTTTTGAGTTGAAGTAGAAAAGGTTTGAATATCTTAAGacacaataatattcattaaCTGTAGTCTAAAGAAAtcatgataattttttaaatctaaaattgcATCAACTAATAAGACCATAAGCATAGTAACAGCGGAAAAGATGGTGCGTACTTTAAAAGCGATATCCCCAGGTGACATTGCCAAACCTGAGCCCATTGACTCAAATGCACCTCGGCCTCGATAATAGATCCTAGGATCATAGCCCAGTAGAGAGAGATGTGCAGTTTCACTTCCACAACCTAAGCCTACTTCAACAGGGTCCATTAGACCGTTGATGCCAGCCGATGCAATTGCATCCAAATTAGGGACATTAGCAACTTGCAAGGGAGTCTTATAACCAAATCTTGGCAGTGATACATCTCCAACCCCATCAACAAGAATAGAAGCAACCC is drawn from Salvia hispanica cultivar TCC Black 2014 chromosome 6, UniMelb_Shisp_WGS_1.0, whole genome shotgun sequence and contains these coding sequences:
- the LOC125197461 gene encoding LOW QUALITY PROTEIN: probable 2,3-bisphosphoglycerate-independent phosphoglycerate mutase (The sequence of the model RefSeq protein was modified relative to this genomic sequence to represent the inferred CDS: inserted 2 bases in 1 codon); translation: MVNSKEPKRRVASILVDGVGDVSLPRFGYKTPLQVANVPNLDAIASAGINGLMDPVEVGLGCGSETAHLSLLGYDPRIYYRGRGAFESMGSGLAMSPGDIAFKSNFATLDESTGVVTSRRADRHFEEEGPVLCAAMDGLKLPSFPQYEVRVRYATEHRCXVKGPKLSGNISGTDPLKDNRLLLQAQPLDDSDEAKNTAAVINDLSKEISRILVGHPVNARRVAEGKNIANVVLLRGCGIRIEVPPFEKIHGLQPCMVAPTKIIAGLGLSLGIDILEAPGATGDYRTLLTSKADAIARALSAPSKSCPNVFVPGEDEHKPGRPGGYDFGFLHIKAIDDAGHDKASVFKAKGLEAVDRAIGQLTKLLWQAESAGEFQYYICVTGDHSTPVEYGDHSFEPVPFTLCRLKDFIGAVGGHSNLSNIPLDPFPLPTVEPGEDLAHADRSQEEKQGRAFKGDRVFEFNEIAAARGILGRFTGSEMMGIIKAYHKLS